The genomic window gtgtgcatttgtccGTGTGAGCATTTGTCCTGTGAGCAATTGTCATACAACCACAAAATGCAAGAAAACGTGCTACGGTTAACCGTGGACAATTTGTTATGCGTCTTAGAGGAAAAGGTGTGTTTTGGGGCTTGACCAAACAGGattttccccgagtacgcagtaggagggtccagcagactttaattgtgtgtctgtgtgtgcgtgtgtctgtctgtctgtctgtctgtctgtctcgacttaacagcttattgctgggaaactactggaggcagttctttcaaaagttgatacactaacttgataataggtccgattgatcgtattaaaacttcataatgttacctggaacctaaatgcgaaatattccacaaaaacgactcttaacggggggaggTTTGGCGGTGGGAGTACAACTGCCGTGCAGCTAATGGAACAGCCAGCTAGCTGGTGCGAATCACGTCCGCCTATCGCCAAAGTGATACGggatcgattcccggcatgggcggtctatattttttttaattcttttttttaattcttgtttactattgtttattatgaacgttttaatgttttatttcactctaataatttttttaattgtgtaaaataaattaagtagatgtgcaacgccaaggcactgcataccccagcgaaagacaaacctctctctctctctctctctctctctctctctctctctctctctctctctctctctctttctcaaacccacacacacacgaacacacacacacacacacacacacacctcatgttacacacgtacaaaaatacacactcactcacacgcactcactcactctctcacacacacttcatacacacaaaacacacccccatacgcacatatagacagacggacatacacacctttacaaacacacataaacacacacatacacttacgcacacgcacaaacacactcccacccacccactctctctctctctctctctctctctctctttctctctctctttctctcttatacaaacagacactcacacacacacacacacacacacacacacacacacacacacacacacacattgactcacacaaatctcatacacacaaaacacacacttatacgcacatacacggttggcctagtggtaaggcgtccgccccgtgatcgggaggtcgtgggttagaacccaggccaggtcatacctaagactttaaaattggcaatctagtggctgctccgcctggcgtctggcattatggggttagtgcatgctaggactggttggtccggtgtcagaataatgtgactgggtgagacatgaagcctgtgctgtgacttctgccttgtgtgtggcgcacgttatatctcaaagcagcaccgccctgataattatggcccttcgtggtcggctgggcgtaaagcaaacaaacaaacaaatacgcacatagacagacggacacacacacctttacaaacaaacacataaacacactcatacacacacaaacatacacacaaacatacacacattcacacacacacacacacactctttctccctctctctcagtctttcttacacacacacacacacacacacacactcacacacacacgagtacagactcatgcacgcgcacacacacacacacacacacacacacactaacaccaacacatgtgcacaaaatgaacacacacacacacacacacacacacacacacacacacacacacacacacacaccgcgcgagagaaaaagacaacagggaggcatgacgtcatgatgcattaattgacgtcaaagacttttgaccgtgacgtaatcttctcacgcgagctttatccatagtcttgaacaaccacacacaaatagacttggaaagtacagaattttacccaccgtatttttgttagtatggtcccaatttttggtgaacttccatctccaactgtagcccataatcgggcacaacgaatccttctttgtCATGTattatcaaaacttgactaaatataacaagtcgcgtaaggcgaaaatacaatatttagtcaagtagctgtcgaactcacagaatgaaactgaacacaatgccatttttcagcaagaccgtattcacgactttccgaccttgacattgtagtgggggtcaagtgggcgtcggcatcattgtccaatcagaaattttgatgcgcttccgcttcctgtcccgcccagtctgcgcaaaagaaatggcgcaaaactgtttgcgcggaaaaaggtgatgaaaaaaagaacacaacctgctttgataaccaaatgattgcgatcttgcattctagcatcatttaatgtggaacaacgacacatctgataaacaaatagccagtttgttaccaacatgagaaactagggtttagaatcgaagcggtaaacccggacgctgtttgtacacgtaaatccggagaagctatcgaagtaggttacatcaaagaaactacaatgggaagaaggataacttcctcattgggcatgcttagaaatgagaatggctaaatacgagttattccccttttctacatgctgaccaggctgtctcctgctttgtcatgactagtacagtcgatctttctcatgctgtgacttgctttattttcacattttcggtatttaaaacagcaaacacacacacacacacacacacacacacacacacacacacacacacacaccgaagaagtttccattctgattcggttattttatttggtgctatatgtttgcttcacattgtttcttttacattgctttaggtatcccaattcactaaacacatccataatgcattcatggctcattcgaaacagggcaactgaacaactgatgcccaatagcaataaatactgaacaactgaacaataaatagcaataaatgatgacagtgccaagtttttaagtacaaagtgaaatcatgtgactggacaaaggcacaattacaaaatacaaataaaaaaaatcgaggcccattttaaattaagttctcagctcatatggaagcataaggtgaccctagaaaccgaaattgggagacctcccgcccccaggacagactacaaaaagaaaaggggggggaggggagctaatttgtgaaaaagtataaaaggaatcaaaaactgtatacatgtatttagttaataccccaaaaattgtatagtatatacaatgtcagaccctaaagaaagtttgttagtcattgcttaggcaaaacaaagcaaaatagtctgtttacggtatcccgaccaaccctatttttcccccgccgaccctagactatTTTTGcctttttgaaaaagaaaagaaaaaaaaaatcaattttgttcctgtttttttgcaaaataatttaaaaagatggttataaaaaaaaaaattaagaaaagccgacctaccgaccctctttttgtgtgcctatgttactgtaaacagactaaaacTTTAAAAggtacatcacaaacaacacaccagggatgctactccccccttaaaaatagccatgagtcataggtgtgacgtttgaatcttttagctaaataaaaccataggcaattgatcggaaatatcaggaaaaatcttaacaagtttattatttgtttgcttggaccaatcctcttgccgaagagttttacagtaaaaattgattttacgtcaaaaatatcacaggaatatcgaatgttgaggtaaggctgggatagccaagttcaagaataacggaaggtgactgttgaatctttttgaaaatgtataaaaatatagatggtaggcaattcaaaattaaaaaaaggactctcggagcatggacttaatgagtcaaaaattaaagaaggctctatgagccgaagtacatgttttgtctattgtcttttttttattttgaattgccgaccatctatattttgatacaactttggaccctctttgtacggagagagttggcaattgttaatcacattctctcatctcattgactctccttcggctccttggtaacatgcgttcccgtctctgccaggattggacacagcagcagataaccggtaaatatgaAACAGGCATtaatggcaaaatagctcgcctcgcctgataatatatgagacaactgttctattacaaagtcttccttgggaggcttggctaatttactcgctcgttttacacggggttccatcgttttcttttctaatcggaaaaccttgctcctcagtttgttgaccttctgccgaagttccgcttcacgaggggatggggaggatgatgactttgatgctttacatcctatgtcctccaggatcgcctgaatgtcatctaaaaaagaaaacacacacacaaaacacataaaataacatctttacgtgtgggaactacaggtacaatttcatccatccatgcatccgccctatacagcttcttcttcttcttctgcgttcgtgggctgaaactttcacacgcactcatttttttgcacaagtggaattttacgtgtatgaccgtttttaccccgccatttaggcagccatacgccgctttcggaggaagcatgcggggtatttttgtgtttctaaaacccaccgaactctgacatggattacaggatctttttcgtgcgtacttggtcttgtgcttgcgtgtacacatgaagggggataagtcactagcaggtctgcacataagttgacctgggagatcggaaacatctccacacttaacccaccaggcggccgcgaccgggattcgaaccctcgaccttccgagttaatagaccgacgtcttaccaccccgccacagcgcccgtcaccctatacagcaattatcaactatgtaatggatgggtttaaacattttttgatgtcagggtgttcttcatggttaaaaatctcttacctggttgaacaatttgtgcatcaggcgacaggtcggtgctggcttcatttgtagctaccctttgcgatggtggcttcctcccactagcaacctgcaaatgcacagctctttaactgacaaactcacaaccaacacccagtcccaatgaaacaattctcccaatttcatggcattggtcttaggccacacaaaaaagtgtatgtttctggtaaggcaaaacaaaaaataatctgtttacgatatccggaccgaccctatttttttcccaccggccctagacttttggggggcattaaaaaataaaattaaaatattcagatggctaaaatacaaaaataaaaagccgacctaccgacgctattttggggggggcctatgttacctttaacagacttttttttgtggcctaacatgactaaaggtggagattttttttctaaacttttttttttaaaccatctttttaacttattttgttgaaaaacaggaaaacaagtgattttcgaataccccttttatttttgaaaatgcaaaaacaaaagtctagggtcatcgggaaaacataggtagggtcaggtgaccagaaacatacaacttttttgttgttgacgccgaccctatacttGTTTTGCCATTTAattggggctgttttttggcaaaataagttcatcatatcatcataatcaagacgtcaatccaaaataagtaacttttttttgttggccttatcattattttgcgctaaatgcaaacaggcattatttgatgggaacaatgctgttttttttcaattcttacatcagcctcaaacttgtcattactcaacctgcatttattagtgtgcttctttgatttgcaaaaacctaaaaccaataaataaataaccttcggtggtggattgggcactgcaaacaatgtcgggacagcattccacacaagtgatcctctctgcaggattgttttactggttggcctcaaagtgatcagtacaaagcttgagaccttgaacatcagctggctgcagcttttcaaagtcctctcgccttgtgaattgcatccatattctgcacctagtttgacaataaaaacaacaatgttattgttaaactaagcaaaaaggaaagacaaaaaaagctaaatcagatcttcagtctaaatctaacgctctgcctgaacgcaaaacggatgagtgatgtacctttgtactgtagttttcccgtaagcaaggtttgataaaggtttcggcaaatatgcccacgggtagtttgtcatcaagtgtaaactgttgttttgtactgactgctgactcacactcacagtcgtaagtactcgctgacgctgtagtctactgagtgagttgactcgagccattgcattcattctcattctgaagaaggtaaacctgatgaaataatcactgcacaacccaccttttttcttctttagggaacttgtggaaagttttcccgaagcagctctgtttgcaacgggcgttcttgcaacaaaaagccgagcacaatttaccaccaccacgcacgcgatcggtacctacgcgatccgccattttgttttcgccgccagcatgtgactagggacgataacccacaaacactttttcgcattttcttcgcaagttccacgtcttccttttgtacagtgtttggtgacatgtcgtttcactccgagtgtgccagcaccggccctctacccgccaaacccccactaggcagggaaagtggttcgaccttgcatgaatgcagggcaagttcgagtttgctagctaaaattgctgctagtgcttgccttgtctagatctggaactttttcaattggattttttctctctattatactggaataagtgggtgcttttctagatctaagcatcgaccgaattaaccatatccacatatcgaggctctgggagttacttcccttgttttaggaagcaaacacacacaaatgccgcctaacaagcgctgtgcttggggacaatgtaaaacggatgataggtatcctgaacgctaaattcatcccatttgtgaaaccgggaaagcatctgtaccatctagatcgctgccttcgctggataaaagcctgcaatcgcccagcttaccagttgaacgtcaacacaatcaagtcgtacacgtacatttgcagcaaggtcagatctcgcacgactttgattcaaggcctattgctaattttttgatggtttggtctcagtgtcacaaaaatatgacgatctaatcaatcactgatttaaaaaataagtatgttgccctatatccattgacattcttagtgaaatagatctatttgaaatagtatttcactgccccgaccggcgaacttgttgccggctgtattgagcttgtgtgttcgtgtaggcttactcaaaaagtcaaaatcacagtcgtctccgaaacaagcaataatcagagttggggggaaaacatttcgtttgttcagttttgttttgttcttgatagtttgtttatctcacacacacacacacacacacacacacacacacacacacacacacacacacatacatacatacatacacaaacacacgcgcgcacgcacacacattgcacgtacgcgcacatacacacacctactgagatatgcctaacatacacgcacgcttgcaaacacacacataatacgcaaacgcagtttaatttcctcaatacaaggcgaaaggcacacacacaccacacacaaataaacacacacacgcagtcccacacacacacacaaccctcacacacacaaataaacccacacacgcagtcaaccccccccccccccacacacacacaaccctctctgacacacacacccgcccaaccccagcgtccaactcaactttcaccaacaaccataccctactctcactatcgctctctctctctctctcacacacacacacacacacacacacacacacaagcacagccacatacacacacaacacgcgcatacacacacactgacacacatcacacacagcacgcgcatatacacacacactgacacacatcacacacacacacacccacacacacctttcgcagttcgctcacagttctcttttccatcgtcgccatcttcgaagcttgcttcgcttttcaggggagataacccgtttatcacattcgctgctgacttgtgggtcaaggctattagataatgatgttccttgcattgcattctcctaaatctgttattctaacctgtttgtttaagaatataattgttcgttttttgttgataagcttacaagattttttcttttttaagtaagtggtttcacacgtacaacatgagacccacctgcactagacaatggaagttgaggtcctcgttcaataccacaaatgccagtattatacttcagactccttttggaggaatgtgtggggtttgggtgttgaacttgaagtggcagattgtttgcacaggtatgaatgttcgtacgttcacgcatgtatgcaggcatatgtttgtcaagcaggaacatgcaacattttgttgaccgtatgtgagtgcgtgtgtaataaaaccaacgacaaacaatacaaaaagctccagctctgcttcttcaccagtcacagacgcattgcgttgttcagctttccagaaatatattaactcagtcagaaccggcttcatgaatattttatttcatgaAAAAATCTatcgaatctacacaaaaaaaggttattgcgttgttctgtctttgagactgtatcacgtaatattgagctactagaagaaacatgtctgtggcatagtttgacccaacagatagagaagtcaacagaggtattctgccgtcagcagctttattgctgttttgaatttgatcttgcataattttattacataattttgcaacacacaaagaaatcgtaattgaatattttacgcaaaattgaataattcgcaaacatgtttgtatgaacaaatattattttaagaaaatatgagtgtgaggatggacgtattttgagtgaagtagcagacattctttttaagttctttagctacatgcacacgttctgttaattacgttcttagcagggagatccagattaataatactgctgtgacaggttgtggtttccatacacactttgaatacaggaaaacaaaaacaaaaacacagttaaaaaaaaatgtgcacatatgattaaaatattaaagtgtacagaataaaagcaagatatgtacaaaaacaaatctcgtggttctcttgtcaaacccactgtagtaagcacagaataggagagaagattttggagaaggtggcttaacctactgaagtaaatgatcaagaggattctaagcatccagtgctaaagctctcaaatcacaagacatacacacttgttgtggctatccgaactgttgatttaaaaaaaccataCCTACACATTGTAAACATCTATTACAAAATTGTATATATTGTATGgatctgtctttgtaaaatatactgttcagaaaattttaaataatctgcacaaatctcgtgattctcttgtcaagtagtaggcacagaaaaaacacaccaaaaaccctgtgttttgtctcgtaaattatactttactaaatgtgtacagtattctaagaaaagaaaaattcttcctttttatcatatcaattgcctcccttggattttatttgtaaaataactctgagaaaaaaagctttctacttaaaagcagtgcaatcaggaaaatgggtacaacctgtgtgtatacctttattccttattctttttatttaactgaggatgtcactacgcagttttactgatttaaaaaaaaaatcgcttcaaattatctcccttgaacaaacacttctttttacaattaaattttgtttacacgaagaggtagttttaagggtatatacaagaaaacattattgcagccttagatgtatttacatttggactaattccattaaaaaaaaattcaaactataaatgataaatcaaaataaaacagattttgAGGCTGTGCACAAGCTAATAGGATTAAACACGAAAGTCGTACCCAAGAATCGTCAAATACTTTTGCTAACAGCTATActtaaacataagaaaatatgatctgcatctcttgttatgaagatgatggcactggtccaccgaagtgcatgccatatatgctttactgtgcgctctccctctcaatggtctttctctggctgactcgattctgaggagataaacgaaaacacattcagtacaagctgtacaaaataacaacaaaactagtattacttaaagtagctgctggtttctgagtatttgattgaaggcccaatccgacttgtaagaagtttgcccgactgtcgcagatttggtcaggtaattgcatcaaagaaactacaatgggaagaaggataacttcctcattgggcatgcttagaaatgagaatggctaaatacgagttattccccttttctacatgctgaccaggctgtctcctgctttgtcatgactagtacagtcgatctttctcatgctgtgacttgctttattttcacattttcggtatttaaaacagcaaacacacacacacacacacacacacacatacactgaagaagtttccattctgattcggttattttatttggtgctatatgtttgcttcacattgtttcttttacattgctttaggtatcccaattcgctaaacacatccataatgcatgcatggctcattcgaaagagggcaactgaataactgatgcccaatagcaataaatactgaacaactgaacaataaatagcaataaatgatgacagcgccaagtttttaagtacaaagtgaaatcatgtgactggacaaaggcacaattacaaaatacaaataaaaaaatcgaggctcattttaaattaagttctcagctcatggggaagcataaggtgaccctagaaaccgaaattaggagacctcccgcccccagggcagactaaaaaaaaaaaaaaagggggggggggggggggggctaatttgtgaaaaagtataaaaggaatcgaaaactgtatacatgtatttagttaataccccaaaaattgtatagtatatacaatgtcagaccctaaagaaagtttgttagtctttgcttaggcaaaacaaagcaaaatagcctgtttacggtatcccaaccaaccctatttttctagaccaaccctagactttttttttggcatttggaaaaaaagaaaaagaaaaaaaaaatcaattttgttcctgtttttttgcaaaataatttaaaaagatggttataaattttttttaagaaaagccgacctaccgaccctctttttgtgtgcctatgttactgtaaacagactaaaaggtacatcagaaacaacacaccagggagggtccaaaattgtatcaaaatatagatggtagggaattcaaaataaaaaaagacaatagacaaaacatgtacttcggctcatagagccttctttaatttttgactcattaagtccatgctccgagagtcctttttttaattttgaattgcctaccatctattttttttatacaattttggaccctctttgtacggagagagttggcaattgttaatcacattctctcatctcattgactctccttcagctccttggtaacatgcgttcccgtctctgccaggattggacacagcagcagataaccggtaaatatgtaacaggcataaatggcaaaatagctcgcctcgcctgataatataagagacaactgttctactacaaagtctttcttgggaggcttggctaatttactcgctcgttttacacggggttccatcgttttcttttctaatcggaaaaccttgctcctcagtttgttgaccttctgccaaagttccgcttcacgaggggatgggaagatgacgactttgatgctttacatcctatgtcctccaggatcgcctgaatgtcatctaaaaaagaaaacacacataaaataacataaccataacaagttacaacctggaagaaattaaaacacgtgtaattaaatcacaaaatgaaaataaacaatagcgtaggaaggcaggccagaaatgaagtgtattagcaactatggatacgatgtggaacaatgatggaattgaccttgtttggtactgaatgggtgaggccattagaactgtacccacggaatacgcgctatataagcttcatattgattgattgattgattgattgattaggacaacagtaccaggtaaactcctcacacaccatgcctctttctttctttctttatttggtgtttaacgtcgttttcaaccacgaagcttatatcgcgacggggaaagggggggggagatgggaatagagccacttaattgtttcttgttacaccatgcctctaacaggatatgtttcccatctttacgtgttggaactacaggtacaatttcatccatccatgcatccgccctatacagcttcttcttcttcttcttcttcttctgcgctcgtgggctgaaactcccacgtgcactcattttttttgcacaagtggaattttacgtgtatgatcgtttttaccccgccatttaggcagccatacgccgctttcggaggaagcgtgcggggtatttttgtgtttctaaaacccaccgaactctgacatagattacaggatctttttcgtgcgtacttggtcttgtgcttgcgtgtacacatgaagggggataagtcactagcaggtcttcacataagttgacctgggagatcggaaacatctccacacttaacccaccaggcggccgcgaccgggattcgaaccctcgaccttccgagtta from Littorina saxatilis isolate snail1 unplaced genomic scaffold, US_GU_Lsax_2.0 scaffold_1522, whole genome shotgun sequence includes these protein-coding regions:
- the LOC138957467 gene encoding uncharacterized protein, coding for MFKVSSFVLITLRPTSKTILQRGSLVWNAVPTLFAVPNPPPKVASGRKPPSQRVATNEASTDLSPDAQIVQPDDIQAILEDIGCKASKSSSSPSPREAELRQKVNKLRSKVFRLEKKTMEPRVKRASKLAKPPKEDFVIEQLSHILSGEASYFAINACFIFTGYLLLCPILAETGTHVTKEPKESQ